AGAAGCGCGGGAAGCGACTCTCCAGCTGTGGCGGCGACGCGTTGACGACGACGGCGTTAGTGCCGCCCATTCGCTCGACGTTCTCGGACAGACTGCGGGCGCGAACAGGGTGAATCTCGTTCGAGATCAGCAGTCCGCGTCCGTGGAGCTTGTCGAGAATGTGTGTCGACTTGCCGCCGGGCGCAGCCGCGAGGTCCAGCACCGTATCGCCGGGCTCCGGTGCGAGCAGCTCGACAGCTGACATGGCCGACGGCTCTTGGATATAATAGAGTCCTGCGGCATGATACGGCTGCTTGCCGGGTCTGGCGTCCTCCCGGTAGTAGTAGCCGGACCTGCACCAAGGCACAGGCTCCAGTCCGAGCTTCTCGGTGAGCGCTGCGAGCAACTCCTCACGGGCTTCCGCTCCTAGCTCGGACAGCTTGCGTGTATGGAAGCGCAGCCCCTGCGTCCGCGGGGCGGTGTAGGCGTTCAGGAATCGCTCGGCCTCGCAGCCGAGCAGCGAGCGCATCTGCGCGGTATAGCTTTCGGGTAATACGATCGTCACGACGCTCGGCCGCTCCTTCCTCTCTCATTTTTCATAGAATCCATTATGGAGCATCCGATGTATCCTTGCAATCTCCTAATAAGCTCAGAGCAATGGATGGTGTGCATGACGGGCTGGCACATTTTCTTATTGAGAGAGTTCAAGTCTGCATGATATAATGGTATGATGTTCTGAGATAAAGGAGGGACGCTGAGGTGGAATACGATTTTCCTCGTAAAGTGCAACGGTTCGGCGAAGACATCCAGATGGAACAATTGAAATATCACGACAAGGAAGTGCTCGTATCCAAGGAGTTTACCTTCGACAGCGCCCACCATCTGCATTGCTATGAAGGTAAATGCAAGAGCCTTCACGGGCATACGTACAAGCTGCAGGTCGTCATGCGGGGCAAGGTGGACGAGCGCGGGCTGACCATTGATTTTGCTGATATTAAACGGATCGCGAAGGAACGCGTTATCGATAAATTGGATCATCGCTACTTGAACGAGGTGCTGCCTCCGATGAATACGACGGCGGAGAACATGGTCGTCTGGATGTATGAGGAGCTGTCGGACGCGCTGCGTGCCGAAGGGCTGTACCCGGCGGTCAAGCTCGAAGAGGTGCGTCTGTGGGAGACACCGACGAGCTATGCAGCGGTGACGGCTGCTCTGATGGGGGAGGCGTAGCATGAGCGAAGTAAGCACTCCGCTATCCGCGGAGCTGAAGCAGATCAAGCTGCCGATGGTGGAAATTTTCGAAACGGTGGAGGGAGAAGGCACACGTGCCGGCTTTCCGACCGTTTTTGTTCGTCTGTTCGGCTGCAACCTGCGCTGCACCTGGTGCGACACGACGTACAGCTATCCGCCTGCGGAGGCGGAGCTCGTGCTGACGATTGACCAGATCGTTCGGCAAGCGGGTACATACCGCTCCAGACATCTCTGTCTGACAGGCGGTGAGCCGCTGCTGTACGGGGATCGTTCGGCTGCTCTGATTGAGGCGCTGGCGGCTACGGGTCGTTATGATGATATTCATATCGAGACGAACGGTGCGATAGATCTCGCCCCATTCCTCGCTCGTATCGACGCGCCAGCCGTGCGGTATATTATGGATTACAAGCTGCCGGATTCGGGTGAGGAGGACAAGATGCTCGTCTCGAACTTGGCGCTGCTGCGCAGTCAGGATGAGCTGAAGTTCGTTATCGGCAGCGATCGTGACTTCGAGCGGGCGGTCGAGGTGCTGGAGCACCATCCGACGAAGGCGCTGCCGATGTTCAGCCCGGTATGGGAGACGATGCCTCCTGTGAAGCTCGTCGAGCGGATGCTGGAGCGGGGCTTGTCTCATGTGAAGCTGAACATGCAGCTGCATAAGATCATATGGGACCCGGCGGCGCGAGGTGTGTAATGAGGTGCTGTGGCTAGAGGAAAGTACGGAAGGATGAGCGTAAAGTGACGAAGAAGGCCGTTGTTATATTGAGCGGAGGCTTAGATAGTACGACATGTATGGGTATCGCACAGGATTGCGGGTACGAGGTGTACCCGATTACGTTCGATTACGGACAGCGTCAGCTGCGAGAGATCGAGAACGCCCGCAGCGTAGCGTCATTCTACGGTGCGGCGGACCGGCATAAGGTCATTTCGCTCGCGTTCCTGAAGGAGTTCGGCGGCAGTGCGTTGACGGACTTGTCCATCGACGTGCCGCCAGCGGGAGTTAGCGGAACCGCCTCCGATATTCCGGTGACGTATGTGCCGGGGCGCAACCTGCTGTTCCTGTCGATTGCGACCTCGTACGCGGAGGTGATCGGCGCCGAGGCGATCTATATCGGCGTTAATGCGCTCGACTACAGCGGCTATCCGGACTGCCGTCCGGAATTTATCCGCAAGGTCGAGGAAGTGATGGCGCTGGCGACGCGTGTCGGCGTAGAGGGCGTGCCGATTCGGATCGAGACGCCGCTTATTCATTGGACGAAGGCGGAGATCATTCGCGAGGGCGAGCGCCTCGGCGTGCCGTACGGCTTGACGACGTCGTGCTACAACGGTCAGGACGAGGCTTGCGGCGAGTGCGATAGCTGCCGTCTGCGGCTGAAGGGCTTCGAGGCGGCTGGTCTGAGCGATCCGATCGCCTACCGTGGCGGCGAAGAGTAGCAGCTATAAGCGTGAGCTGAGCAAACCATAGGAACGTGCCGAAGTGCATCAGCCTTACGTACGGTTGATCAGTAACGATAAGCGTGCGATGAGCAGCAACGATAGCAGCAAGAAGAAGTCCGAGGTCAGCGGTGTGCTGTCTATCGGACTTTTTGTGCGGAGTGGCTAGCGAGTCGGAATGATGCGGGCGCACGTATGGAGCAGCTGGAGCATGAGCTGGTAGCTCGTTCCAGGTGAGGAAATCTCATTCACGGTCCCTGTAAGATAGAGGCGGTGCTCTGGGCTGTAGAAGGCGAACGCGCCGGATAGTCCCGAATGGCCGAGCAGCTCGGGCGCAGGCTGGAACGGCGACATGAAGCGCGGCAGCTTGAAGCGGGCGAGGCCGACGCCGTATTCGAGCGGGAAGAAGATACGGTTCCACTGGTAGAGCGTCGCAAGAAGGTCCAGCGGGAACAGCTTACCCTCGAAGAACGCCCGCAGGAACACCATACATTCCTCTGCCGTCGATATGATGCTGCCGTCCGCGCCGAACGAGGTCATCGCGTGCGGGATTTGCAGCGGCTTTGCCTTGTAATGCATCGGGGCAGGCGTACGATCCGACGGATCGGTGTACATGTAGGTGTGGGTCAGCTGTAGCGGCTCGAAGATGAGCTCGCGCATCGCTTCTCCGATGGGCTTGCCGGTCACCACTTCGACAATGCGGCCGAGCAGCTGGAAGTTCGTGTCCGTGTAGAGCGCCTTCCCCTTCGTCCCCGGTGCAAAATGCGGCGTCATCGTCTTCGACCACGTGATCGCCTGCTCGAACGTCCAGCCTGAATCGTCCCCAGCCGTCAGTCGAGCCTGAAGCGGTCGCCCATTGGGATGACGATGCTGGAAGTAATCGGGTAAGCCGGACGTGTGCGAGAGCAGGTGAGTGATCGTCAGCTCCTGTGAGTAGTCGACGCCCTTGTACTGATGCAGCCCCTGCATCGTCTCGGCGTCTACATACACAGTGATCCGCTCATGCAGGCCGATGCGGCCCTGTGCGCTTAATTGCAGCACCATCGCAGAGGTGTACAGCTTCGTCGTGCTGGCGATGAAGTAAGGCGAGTCCGGCTGCAGCGGCTCTGTCGCACCCGTCCAGACCCAATCGCTATCGTGCGCTTCGATGCGGATGATGGTACCTTGCTTGCGGCGGCCTGTCAGCTTGTGAAGCTGCTTGTTCAGTTTATCATTTAATTGTTCATGTCCAATGGATAGCTCGGTCATGCTTGCACCTCCTAGTGACTCCGCGGCTGTTCGAGGGTCATGCGATTGACATGGGAGTAGTTATGTATGATTATACGTGTGGACTGGCAAGCG
Above is a genomic segment from Paenibacillus sp. YYML68 containing:
- the queD gene encoding 6-carboxytetrahydropterin synthase QueD — translated: MEYDFPRKVQRFGEDIQMEQLKYHDKEVLVSKEFTFDSAHHLHCYEGKCKSLHGHTYKLQVVMRGKVDERGLTIDFADIKRIAKERVIDKLDHRYLNEVLPPMNTTAENMVVWMYEELSDALRAEGLYPAVKLEEVRLWETPTSYAAVTAALMGEA
- a CDS encoding radical SAM protein → MSEVSTPLSAELKQIKLPMVEIFETVEGEGTRAGFPTVFVRLFGCNLRCTWCDTTYSYPPAEAELVLTIDQIVRQAGTYRSRHLCLTGGEPLLYGDRSAALIEALAATGRYDDIHIETNGAIDLAPFLARIDAPAVRYIMDYKLPDSGEEDKMLVSNLALLRSQDELKFVIGSDRDFERAVEVLEHHPTKALPMFSPVWETMPPVKLVERMLERGLSHVKLNMQLHKIIWDPAARGV
- the queC gene encoding 7-cyano-7-deazaguanine synthase QueC; translated protein: MTKKAVVILSGGLDSTTCMGIAQDCGYEVYPITFDYGQRQLREIENARSVASFYGAADRHKVISLAFLKEFGGSALTDLSIDVPPAGVSGTASDIPVTYVPGRNLLFLSIATSYAEVIGAEAIYIGVNALDYSGYPDCRPEFIRKVEEVMALATRVGVEGVPIRIETPLIHWTKAEIIREGERLGVPYGLTTSCYNGQDEACGECDSCRLRLKGFEAAGLSDPIAYRGGEE
- a CDS encoding serine hydrolase, whose translation is MTELSIGHEQLNDKLNKQLHKLTGRRKQGTIIRIEAHDSDWVWTGATEPLQPDSPYFIASTTKLYTSAMVLQLSAQGRIGLHERITVYVDAETMQGLHQYKGVDYSQELTITHLLSHTSGLPDYFQHRHPNGRPLQARLTAGDDSGWTFEQAITWSKTMTPHFAPGTKGKALYTDTNFQLLGRIVEVVTGKPIGEAMRELIFEPLQLTHTYMYTDPSDRTPAPMHYKAKPLQIPHAMTSFGADGSIISTAEECMVFLRAFFEGKLFPLDLLATLYQWNRIFFPLEYGVGLARFKLPRFMSPFQPAPELLGHSGLSGAFAFYSPEHRLYLTGTVNEISSPGTSYQLMLQLLHTCARIIPTR